Proteins encoded together in one Paracidovorax wautersii window:
- a CDS encoding YceH family protein: protein MSFDPRTRPLTATEARVLATLMEKSRTVPDSYPLTLNSVVTGCNQKSSRDPVMQITDAEAQEALDGLRQRSLSVEIGGNRATRFEHNFPRGVGVPDQSAVLLSLLMLRGPQTAGELRINAERWHRFADISSVEGFLNELAERSEEKGGPLVVLLPRAPGAREPRWAHLLCGPVDVAALASAGSAGSAVADGAASPALGARVAALEAEVDQLRATVQRLCQELGIEAPEAPPVSPPGQE from the coding sequence ATGTCCTTCGATCCCCGCACCCGCCCCCTGACCGCCACGGAAGCCCGCGTGCTCGCCACGCTGATGGAAAAGTCGCGCACCGTGCCCGACAGCTATCCGCTGACGCTGAACTCCGTCGTCACCGGCTGCAACCAGAAGAGCAGCCGCGACCCGGTCATGCAGATCACCGACGCCGAGGCGCAGGAAGCGCTGGACGGCCTGCGCCAGCGCAGCCTGTCGGTGGAGATCGGCGGCAACCGGGCCACGCGCTTCGAGCACAACTTTCCGCGCGGCGTGGGCGTGCCCGACCAGTCCGCCGTGCTGCTGTCGCTGCTGATGCTGCGCGGCCCGCAGACCGCGGGCGAGCTGCGCATCAATGCCGAGCGCTGGCACCGCTTTGCGGACATCTCGTCCGTGGAAGGCTTTCTGAACGAGCTGGCCGAGCGCAGCGAGGAAAAAGGCGGCCCGCTGGTCGTGCTGCTGCCGCGCGCGCCCGGCGCCCGCGAGCCGCGCTGGGCCCACCTGCTGTGCGGCCCGGTGGATGTGGCGGCCCTCGCCAGCGCGGGCTCTGCGGGCTCGGCCGTCGCCGACGGTGCCGCCAGCCCGGCGCTCGGCGCTCGCGTGGCCGCGCTGGAGGCCGAGGTGGACCAGCTGCGCGCCACCGTGCAGCGCCTGTGCCAGGAACTGGGCATCGAGGCGCCGGAGGCACCGCCCGTGTCACCGCCCGGACAGGAATAA
- the purN gene encoding phosphoribosylglycinamide formyltransferase, with translation MKNIVILISGGGSNMAAIVQAARQQDWEGRHGVRVAAVLSNRESAQGLAFARSQGIATQAIDHRTHATREDFDTALAAAIDAHQPALVVLAGFMRILTEGFVAHYAGRLVNIHPSLLPAFPGLNTHQRAIDAGCKVAGCTVHQVTADLDAGPIVAQGVVPVLAGDTAETLAARVLAQEHAIYPAAVLGMLQK, from the coding sequence ATGAAGAACATCGTGATTTTGATCTCGGGCGGTGGCTCCAACATGGCAGCCATCGTGCAGGCAGCCCGGCAGCAGGATTGGGAGGGGCGCCACGGCGTGCGCGTGGCGGCCGTGCTCAGCAACCGCGAGAGCGCGCAGGGCCTGGCCTTCGCCCGCAGCCAGGGCATCGCCACCCAGGCCATCGACCACCGGACGCATGCCACGCGTGAGGACTTCGACACCGCGCTGGCCGCCGCCATCGATGCGCATCAGCCGGCGCTGGTGGTGCTGGCCGGCTTCATGCGCATCCTGACCGAGGGCTTCGTGGCGCACTACGCCGGGCGGCTGGTCAACATCCATCCCTCGCTGCTGCCCGCCTTTCCGGGGCTGAACACGCACCAGCGCGCCATCGACGCGGGCTGCAAGGTGGCCGGCTGCACCGTCCACCAGGTGACGGCCGACCTGGACGCCGGGCCCATCGTGGCCCAGGGCGTGGTGCCGGTGCTGGCGGGCGACACGGCCGAGACGCTGGCCGCCCGGGTGCTGGCCCAGGAGCATGCCATCTATCCGGCAGCGGTACTCGGTATGCTTCAAAAATAA
- a CDS encoding DUF1653 domain-containing protein, giving the protein MNDDHDLPPLNPTPPGLYRHYKGLLYEVVGMARHSETLEPLTLYRALYGRRELWVRPAAMFEEQVLIDGQWRPRFEKCESNSPPAP; this is encoded by the coding sequence ATGAACGACGACCACGACCTGCCGCCCCTGAACCCAACCCCGCCGGGGTTGTACCGCCACTACAAGGGCCTGCTGTACGAGGTCGTCGGCATGGCCCGCCACAGCGAGACCCTGGAGCCGTTGACGCTCTACCGCGCCCTGTATGGCCGGCGCGAGCTGTGGGTGCGCCCCGCAGCCATGTTCGAGGAACAGGTGCTCATTGACGGCCAGTGGCGGCCGCGCTTCGAGAAATGTGAATCAAATAGCCCGCCAGCGCCCTGA